The Oryza sativa Japonica Group chromosome 11, ASM3414082v1 DNA window aGGTGAAGCGGCCAGCTGCTCGCTGGAGAACATCGTGGTGAAGCAGACGGCGACGGGAGGGTGGGCCCACGGGCAGCCGGAGTACGCTGTGACGGTGAGCAACATGTGCGGGTGCCCACAGTCCGGCGTCCAGGTGGCGTGTGACGGCTTCGACACCACCCTGGCCGTCGATCCGGCCAAGCTCCGGCCGGCTGCCGGCGGCAACCTCTGCCTAGTCAACAGCGGCGACCCCGTTGTGCAGGGCCATGACATCACCTTCAGCTACGCGTGGAGCTCGCAGTTCAAGTTCACTCCCGTCTCCTCCACCGTCAagtgctaattaattaagtagtagCTATTATATATATGGACAAAAGTTTATGGATGCATGGATTTAAATTGTATTTGAGCAAATAATCTTAAATTCTATCGAAACGTTTATAATGACTTTAACATCTATCGatcgatctatctatctatccatcaatatctatatcttcttttatcttatcaatatctatatatatatatatatgtttatctatatatatatatatgtttatctaTATGTCAATCTATATCTATGTTGTACTTAAATAAAGATAAATTTAAAATGAGGAAATGTATGATTATTCCCGTCTCCAAGACCGTCAAGTGCTAATGAGATGGATAAATTCATGCACGATTTTACTAATATTTAGGCGAATAATCTTGCATTTATCAAAACCTTTATTTGCGAGCCGCATATGGTCACTGTGACGATTTCGTTCAGCTCAGACAAATTTCAGGATAAAACCACTGTAATTAAATAGACTGCAAAAAAATGCGAATAATTCATCAGGATTCAGGACAAAACCGATTTCGTTCCATTTCATGGACGCCAATTCAgaaaccaagaaacacacaaaaCTGAAATTATTCATCAGCAATCGATCTATgtcaagctgctgctgctcacgATCGATCATATGATCACGAGCAGGAGACGGTGGAGGAGACGGGCGTGAAGCTGACCCTCGTCTTGCCGGCGTAGTAGAAGGACACGCTCCGGCCGTTGGtcaccgggccgccgccgccgccgtcgtggcggATGATGCTGGGGTCGACGCGCGTCGGGGAGGAGTCGAAGCCGGCGCAGGACAGCTTGACGCCGGTTTGCGTGCAGATGCAGCGGTTCTCCACCGTGACGTGGTACTccggctcgccggcgatctGCTGCCCCGGCACGGTGGTCTGCGTCACCACCAGGTCCGACAGCGAGCACAAAGCCtcacctgcgcgcgcgcgcacacacacacatgtgAATTcagaaaacaaatgaaaaaaagtTTTCCTCTCTTTGATCATTTTAAATTTGCATTGATCATACGTGTAATTATTAATGGAAATTTTTCTGCTGATTAATAATTACCTCTGCTGCAgaggcaggagaggaggaggaaggcagAGATGAACTGCAGCTTGGACTCCATTTTTCTTGATCTTCTCAGTTGATGCGATGTGATTTGGATTGGGGCTTGTTGCATTTTGGCCGGCTATTTATGGACCTGTACAaggaaacatatatatatcattaattATGAGGTGACTGGTGCGTGGATAGCTCATTTATGCTATACTAATTTCTGATTGATTGCGGATTTTGTTCTCAATCAAGGGAGGAATGTATGTGCTGTTTAAATATTCATCATATCATTGTTAGACTCGGTTTGCTATTACAGTGAATTGTGATAATCTAGTGCTGCAAtagcttttaaaatattttgatatttaCCAAACTATTTTTATCTTAATCTAATATCAAACTAGGTCTAAGCTGGTCTGGCTAATTAGGATATCAAAAAAGTTAATATTACTTTCGACACTCTCCGAATTATCTTCCTAAATACCAAAACCAGATATGCAATCTCCCTAAATTATCAATGCTGGTTCATTTTGTCTCCCAAAGCAATGTTAATGGTCGTTTCGTCCGATTCGACACGTGTCGATGGATACTAGGGTTCATCTTCAttgtcctctttttttttctccttctcttACGGCATTTATACAAACACTTTTACGCCTAAGAAGCGGTGGCACAACAGACATCTTCGTGGTGCTGGGAAGCGACGGCATGAACATTTTTGGCCCTTGACACGATCCTCGCCTCAGTGAGCGATGGGGCCAAGGAGTGTAGTTGTGGCACCGTAGAGGTGTCTTCTTTGGAGAAGACAACCCACCACAAGGTGTTTGTAGAAATGAAGATGCATGTTTTATAGAAATGTGAAATTAATACACAAAAAAGTGAAAGAAGATATAGTCTATGGGATCACCCATCATGTGTCAAACCACGTGATGAACCCACAGCTGAAATAACTCAGGGAGGTAAAATGGACCGGTAttgataattttattttgggacggaaagTCGGAAACGGTGTTGATAATTGAGGGACGTTGTATATCCTATTTACTGTATAGGGAGAATACTTAGACTTGAGACCATGGTTGAGGAAGGTACTATATATGTCTTCTCAATATTTATATCCGAGCTTGCGATTTTGAATGGTCCAAGTTACCTCCTTGTAGGCCTACAAGTAAAGTGGACCATTTTAGACCTGAAAATTAAATGGGCCCAATCGCAGTCGAATTTTAtatgaaaggaataagttcatgtGAGGTCCCTTAATTTTACATCGAATCTTCGTCCTTGAACCCCAAAACAGATACAACCGGTCCcgaactatcaaaaccggtgtaaGCGAGGTCCCTCCTTGGTTTTAAAGGTGGTTTTGGCTAACGTGGCGTCTATGTGTATGGTTTAACTAGGtctccgtcccacgtggcattgacgtggcgatgacgtggcaattatatcttggaaaaataataaaaatcacgggcccacatgtcagtcacacaaaaaaaaataaacaatgtGCTGATATGCTACATGCTGGACCGAATctacaaaggaataagttcatctgtgATCCCTTAATTTTACAccaaatccgattttcatcctttaaccccaaaaccagatacaaccggTCCCCCAACTATCAAAACCTGTGCAAACGAGATCCCTCGGCGGTTCTAAAGACGGTTTTAGCTgacatggcgcctacgtggcaagtTTGACTAGGTGTCCGTCACACGTGACATTGACGTGGCGATGATGCGACAATTATAtctctaaaaaataataaaaattatgggcccacatgtcagtcacacAAAAAATAATCTAGAAATgatggggcccatatgtcagctacacaaaaaaatatggtggggcccacgtgggccccacatgtcctCCCCATTcggctctccctcttcttcctcatcatgCCGCAGCAtgccgacgatgacgatggcggCCGAAGCATGCCGGCGGATCGGCGGCTGCGGCAGGCCACGGGCGAAGGGGCCGACGAGGAGCGGAGGGTTGGGCAGAGCGGCAGCCCAACCAATCACCCACCGGCCCCCGCCGTTGTTCGCGACACCGCTcttctcgtcgtcgccggtttactcgccgccaccgccgccgcctctggccCAGGCGCCCAGCCATCGCGAAGCTTCTGGCCTAGCCGGCGCAGCCATGGGGGATGGATGGGAGCTGGCGGCGGAGAAGCACGTCCGCTACATCATCACCGTGGAGAAGGTAGACCGCCTCTCGCTCGGATGCGAACTGCTCGATGCAGCGGCTGATTCTGCTCGGTGTCTTGCGAATTCATGCAAAACAGTCAGCCTCAATGTAAAGTTGCAGGATTGACTAGATTCATTTGGACATTGATAAACTAATGTTTGCACAAGCATGATGAACCTCAGTCAAGATCTACTAGTAGTGAAGGATACAATCAGCAACCTTATCGACATCGAGAGCATCAAGCCGATCAAAGAGGCACAGGACCTGCCCGGCGCTGAGCGTGTAGAGGACATGCGCGTCGTGCCCAACGTTTCCCCCCCAATCCACCTGCAACACCCAAATCCGAAGAACCAAACGCACAGATCAAGTCAAGAACACGTCTCCCTCAAGGATCCCAAGACCATCACCAcgaacaatcaatcaatcaattacCCCCCTTCTCGCGGATCCGGAATCCGGGTGGTAGCAGGACATGATCCACTCGATAAACTCGTCGGCTTCCACGGCGTGGAGCTTGTGGAGGAGGTCGAGCGTGGTAAGGCCCCAGTACGCGCCGTTGAGCCGGATGTGCTCCATCACCAGCGACTCGAACGAGTCCTTCTTCTGCAtcacagcagcagcggcggcgaagagCATCCAATCAGAATCAGCCGCTGCATCGAGCAACTCGCATCCGAGCGAGAGGCGGCCTACCTTCTCCATGGTGACGATGTAGCGGACGTGCTTCTCCGCCGCCAGCTCCCTTTCCATCCCCCATGGCTGCGCCGGCTGGGCCAAATGCTTTGCGATCGAGGcggtggcagcagcggcggcgagcgaacCGGTGACGGCGAGGAGAGCGGTGTCGcgagtggggagagagagatgacatGTGCGGCccaccatatttatttatttattttaaagctGACATGTGAGCCTCACTatttttagattattttttttgtgtgactgacatgtgggcccgtgatttttattattttttcaagaTATAATTGTCACGTCATCGccatgtcaatgccacgtgggacggagacctagtcaaaccatccacgtagacgccacgtcagccaaaaccaccttcaaaaccgctgagggacctcGTTTACACCGGTTTTGGTAGTTCGGGGACcggttatatctggttttgggtTCAAGGACAAAAATCGGATTCGATGTAAACTTAAGGGACCTCacatgaacttattccatctaCAAATGGTCCTAAATGTGCAATAAGCTGATGGGCCTTAAATGTTAAATGCAGAAAGTCCACTTTTTGTCCTTACTGCAAATTGGATATAGAGCATCGCCCAACTTTTAAAACATGTGCAAATCAAGTCCCACAGCGCACTACTGCGGTTTCGGCTAACATAGCCTCTACATGGCTTACATAGCTTGTTTGGCTTGGTCTTTAATTCTAGGTGGCAATTGGCATTGACATGTCCCTTGTATGACACTAGAATATATGaccgtttgattttttttttaagaaacaatcGGGCCGGGCATTCAATTTGGAGTTTCTTCCTAAAATTACTCTTTCGCCAGCATGTTCAATGAGCCGACTACAATTCGGCCTAAAACCCGCTTCTTCCCTCCCTCCTGCAGAGGAAGAAGCCTCCACCTACTCCTTCTTGAGCTCTTTCCATGCAcctgcgtcgtcgccgccttcgtctCCTTGTGCCCCATCACCGTGGACctcccaccaccgtcgccgcctcctacgGACGCGACGGTGACCGCTGCCACCAACCACCTGCTCCAGATCGTGTGAACACGGCGGCCGAGGAGCTCCGGGCGGCAGCGGTAGCCTGCCGGCGAGAGAgcttgaggagagagaagggattgCTGGGAGAAAGAATGAAGAAGGCACCACCGTGTGATAGAGAGGAGGTGGGAaccattgacatgtgggccctatcattttttatgtttttaccgactgacatgtgggccccaccaatttgatgttttgtctgactgacatgtgggccccatattttttagaaaattgcATTTTACTTCTAGTCCACGTCACTGCCACATAGGATAAGGACCAAGTCAAACTTTGGTCAAACCAGCCATGTAGACGTCACGTCAGCCAAACTTACCGTCCAAACCACTTTAGGACCTCATGTgcactggttttataagttggggaATGCGtcctatccggttttgcggtttagggaCAAAATCAGACCtatagtgaacttattcctattctataacagtgaaatgggcttgaACATTGACTGGTATGGTGAAGTCTGCCACTTCTTACGGTTGTGCACTtgtgctatatatttatcgaaaaataaataaatataaaattataggGTAAGTATGTAGAAATATGTATTTaacttttataaaattttaaattgttatattttatttaagaTTTGTACAagcaaggaagaaaaaaaaaatcaaagaacgTGTTCAGATGAGGGGAGTCAGACCCTACAACATCCGCTTAATAGAAATAGTGTGTCACCACAAGATTTTTTCAAGATTACATACAAATAATATTGTAGTCATATACAACTTACAAATACAATTGTATtataattatactatatttatatccgtcagattttttaaaaagaatttatCGAAAAACGTATAAGATGGTCTCATAGCTTGTAGTTCGTGGGGTGTCAACACCCAGCGAGTATTCGATCAAGGAAAATCTAGAGAAGGTGTATTTAACCTCTGAGCTTCTAGTTCATTATTGTTCATTTAgattctaattatatagttctTTAAACCTTAGAATCTAAGCTAAAATCTAAAATGTTTGGTGGATGTTGTGCACCTGGCAGTACCAAAAGCTTTCCAAACACGGCCATAACAGCATATTAAATCCTAAAATAACTAcattttctcttaaaaaataaattcatttttcaccCATCTCACCAATACCAaaagcaaaataattaaaatgCCTTCCACTTTATTAaatcacaatataattattCCTTCCCGATTTTATCTAGTCCCAATATATTTGTCCCCACCGGTCGTTAACTCCTCGCTAGTTGCCGCCTTTTTAAGGACCGATTGACGCCTATTTCACAAACTTCAATGATTTGATTGCTTAAAAAAttggatttattttgggacaaacaaGAGGGGACAAAAATAATCTTAATTTAAAACACACAAACTAGGTTCTAGACTTCTAGGTAATATGGTTAACGATACATATCTTAATATTTGTGATTTGATCTAGTTATTCTTTTACTTTTTGTGATTAACAATACAAGCTGTTTTTATCACTTCGGAGTACCACTTATTCGTTCAATCACCCTATTCAACTTTTATCATCATCTTGTTATCCCAGCCACCGTCTCACGGTCTCACCCTGACCATTCCTCAATGAGGGGCTCTGAAATCTTTTTATACTCGATCTTAATCTCTATTTAAACAACCGAGAATTAAtgctttatattttaaaacaggcGATAACTTCGTAGCTTACCTCACCCTACCCTACCATCAAAGAaatctgacaaaaaaaaactacaccctccgtttcacatgttataagacattttaactTTTATCAAAGCtaaactgttttaaatttaactaaatttatagataatataattttatttataatactaaattagttttattaaattaataattgaatatattttcataataaatttgtgttAGATTGAAactattactacttttttctataaatttaattaaact harbors:
- the LOC112936993 gene encoding TPD1 protein homolog 1; translation: MEIKLLMVFLACLLSSINNRGEAASCSLENIVVKQTATGGWAHGQPEYAVTVSNMCGCPQSGVQVACDGFDTTLAVDPAKLRPAAGGNLCLVNSGDPVVQGHDITFSYAWSSQFKFTPVSSTVKC
- the LOC107277250 gene encoding geranylgeranyl transferase type-2 subunit beta 1 isoform X2, yielding MERELAAEKHVRYIVTMEKKDSFESLVMEHIRLNGAYWGLTTLDLLHKLHAVEADEFIEWIMSCYHPDSGSARRGVDWGGNVGHDAHVLYTLSAGQVLCLFDRLDALDVDKTPSRISRCIEQFASEREAVYLLHGDDVADVLLRRQLPSIPHGCAG
- the LOC107277250 gene encoding geranylgeranyl transferase type-2 subunit beta 1 isoform X1; this encodes MERELAAEKHVRYIVTMEKKKDSFESLVMEHIRLNGAYWGLTTLDLLHKLHAVEADEFIEWIMSCYHPDSGSARRGVDWGGNVGHDAHVLYTLSAGQVLCLFDRLDALDVDKTPSRISRCIEQFASEREAVYLLHGDDVADVLLRRQLPSIPHGCAG